GGTATTGACGGTCGTACTACTGAGTACAACAGTAAAGTAGATTCTGAGCTAGATCAGTTGTTATGTAAACCGTTAATAGAAATAATCAAGCAATATTATATTATTCCTTTCGAAAAATATCTAAATACAGATTCGTTTGATGAATTTCAAAGCTCTATTAGAGTTGGAAGAATAAAAGTGTTTCAGATGGTAAGTAAACATTCTAAAACTTGTCTTGAAAGATTTAAACGAAAACTTCCTAAATACTAACGTTATAATCAAAAACATCTTAAGATAAAGATTCTTTAAAGCTCATATTGAGAGATGTTTTTGATTTAATGTATTTGAATACTAGATTTTTTTAAATTCATTAAATAATTCTAGTATGTTTTAATATTTACTAGTATATAAAGCTCTATCTAGTTTCAAACATAATCTAATGAAACCAAAAAGCAAAATTCAGTCTCTAAAAACCATATTATTAGATCCCTATTGTATCTCTACCATATTTTTTGTAGTATGGGTGGTCTTCTTTGATTACCAGAATGTATTTTCACAACATACATTGTATGCTAGGTTAAAGAAATTGGAGGAAGATCATATATATTATACCTCTCAAATTAAGCAGATTAAAAAAGAAAAAAAAGAGCTTTTAAACAATTGTGATCTTTTAGAAAAATTTGCTCGTGAAAAGTATTATATGAAAAAGGAAAAAGAAGACCTATATATTATTGTTCAGGACTAAATGTATAAATTTTTTATGTCTATGGTAATTTCTCTTATTGTGCGACAACAATACCTAGCTGCTTAGCCATATTACGCTCAGATTCCTTAAGCAGCTGATGTACTTGCAGCAGTCGTTCTTCTTCTTCTTCTGATAATTCATTTTTAAGTTCTTCCCTATTTTGCTCAATAAGTTCCTGAACCAAACGTAACTTTAATCTAAGTAGCACCTCTAAACTCATTTGATGCAGGTTTTGTGTCTCGCTTACTGTATATATTCTATATTTTTCGATCCAGGCTTCGCTAATGTCATGGCAGTTGGCTGTTAAATCAATGGCTATTTTTTTTATGGCTTCATTTGTACTATTTAAACAAAATGCGATATCCATCAGATTGCCTTGTTGAAGTGTTGTTTTAAAGTAGTCAAAGAGCATCTTACAATCAACAGATCTAAAAGTTATGTCGCCTAGTTCTAAGATTATGTATTCGTATAACTTCTGATTTTCAAATAGTTGCGTAGATCCATAAGTCAATAAAATACGCATAATTTCTCTTTCGTATGCTTCAATACTTGTATTAAGCTTACTGGTAAAAGCAATATTTTTATGGTCTACATAATGAATATTTTTTCGTGTAAAACGTGGCTTAGTGAACTTTGCTTCTCGTTGTAGGGAATATTTTAACCGATCTTTGTTACGTATTTCACGATATGTAGCTAAAAGTACCTCTTGTTCTATAGAAAACAAGTCACTACATTTTTTTAAAAACAGATTTTGTTGTATTTCATCTGGAATAGCTACAATGCTTTCCACAATTTCTCGTATGCATTTTGCCTGCTCAACAGGACCCTGTTCACTAGCTTGGTTCAGTAAAAAGCCTGCTTTAAAGGTAATAAAATCTTGAGCAGCGTGATCCATATAATGGGTAAAAGATTCTGCTCCTACTTTCCGGACGTAGCTATCTGGATCTTCTCCTGAAGGCAACAACACGACCTGTACCTCAAATCCTTTTGCCAATAACTTGTCTATGCCACGCAGGGCGGCTTGAATACCTGCCTGATCTCCATCAAATACGAGGGTAACTCTAACCGTAAAGCGACGTAGGCAATTAATTTGCTCTTCTGTAAGGGAGGTTCCAGCAGAAGCCACTGCATGTTCTAGCCCTGCGATGTGAAAGGCAAATACATCTGTATAGCCTTCTACAAGGTAGCAGTTATTTTCCTGTTTAATGCGTTGTTTTGCGAAAGGAAGACCATACAATAATGCACCTTTATGGTAAACAAGTGTTTCTGGAGAATTGATATATTTCGGGCTATCATTAGATGCAACCATGTGACGTGCGCCAAAAGCTACTACCTGTCCTGTAATATTATGAATAGGAAACATAACCCTCCCTCGAAAACGGTCATATATCTTGCTATCATTTTTAATAACTAAGCCTGCCGTGATCAACAAATCTAGACTGATACCTTGTTCTATTGCAAATTTATAAAAACCATCCCAACTGTTTAGGCTATAGCCCAACTGGAATTTCTTTGCTATTTCATTTGGTATAGCTCGTTGATCCAGATAGGGGAGTGCTGTTTTTTCAGCTTCTGAATGAGTCCAAAGTAAATTGCTATAGTAATCTTTAGCTAAAGAAAGTATAATCTGTATACTTTCTTTCTGGTTATGTGTTTGGAGGTCATATGAATGCTCAGTGTCTGTGTCCCGCTCTATGACGATATTATATTTTTGTGCAAGGTAGGTAATGGCTTCTACAAAAGAGGCGCCTTCCATTTGCTGAATAAAGCTTATGGAATCCCCAGCAGCATCACATCCAAAGCATTTATAAAAACCTTTTTCGGGAGAAACAGAAAAAGAAGGAGTGGTTTCGTGATGAAATGGGCAACAAGCCCAAAGATTTGTACCCTTCTTTTTGAGAGATATAAAGTCAGCAACCACTTCTTCAATACGCACAATGCCTTGAATGGATTCTATTGTTTTTTTACTGATTATCATATTTTTAAAGAAATATATTCCAGTCTATATAAGTAATCATGGAAATGGTAGCCATATAATAAGGTTTTAAAAAATTTCCAGAAAAATAAGAGAAATAGTTCAAATAAAAACCGACTAACTAATAATATACAGTGATTTTAGCCATAAATGTAATGAAGTCTAACATTTTACCGTTGTACAACCTTATTTCTTACGTGGTGGTATATTGTCATAGCGCCTAAAATGGGTGGTATTGGGATTGTAAGAAAATATACTGCTATCTTTCCTATTTCTATATGGTAATGGATATTTGTTTACATCTCAAAAGCCCCGACAATTGGTCTGCTTTTAGAAAAGTTTTTAGTAATTGTTGTCACAAAGTAGGAAAACAATTTACAAGAATGATCGAAGGGGTTAATTGTCTATTGCGTTATAGGATCAGTCGTTTAGTTAGAAAAACTTGTTGCTTCTCGAAAAAACTAAAAAATCACATAAATGCAATACACAAGTCAGGTGGGTAAGGGAAATATAACTCTAAATAGAGCAAACAAAAATTTCTAAATAACGGACTTACGCAACAGGTCTAGTTAAATATTTTCTAGCAGATTGTATCTTCTTTTACTGCAAAAATATGTTTTAATGGATAAGTTACACATCAGATCCGACATTTCGCACAAAAATTTGGGATTTTTTATTTTCTCTATTTATTACATAAATGTTACTATATTTTTAGGGTTTTCTCATGATATTTTTACACAAAAAATCATAAAATAAGCCAAAACCTGATTTTAAATATATTATTATTCAATATTTATTACATAATCTTACCTAATAGGTTATACTTCTGATTACATAGATTATATCGCAATTTTTTCATCTGATATTTCATAAATACTACAGGCCATCGGCCCAAAATACCTAATAATGCGACTACGAAATGCATCTATATTTAATACTTTGCGTATAGCAACGCCATCTATATTCATATCAAGTAAATGTATACCATGAAATAAACGATATATCCATTTCATAGTAGGTTTTTTAGTCTGTTTACCACTCTGTGTGGTTACTGTAGTATCTGTGGTTATTAACTGTTGTCTCAAAAAATACTGTGCAAAACTGTAAGTCATTAAACAAAGTGTCATTATCATCATAAGTGCATTAATACGTCCTGGTTTTTTGAGAAAAATAGAATCCACTTCAAAGGTGTTATCTTTTATAAACTTAAATCCAGCCTCTGTACCTGCCTGTTCTTTGTAAGTGGATAAAACCTCTTGATTGGGCAAGGATTGTATATCCCACTGATTAGTAGCTAATACAAAACGTCCTTTAGTTCTACTAGCTTGTGTAATAGATACTTCATTACGAGAAAAGACAGGAACTACTTGATAAACGGTAGCTAGGGGTTGGGTATCTTTGGAAGGACGTCCTTTACATTTATATTGATGAACCTGTTTAGTAGTATAGTCTATTTTATGATATTTAATAGTTTTAGATAGTTGTTTTACAGATTTATCTATATCTTTTTGGCAACCAAACTGTTCATAACTTAAACGCACTAACTGTTTTTGTAGATCTATACCTTCTTTCTTGAATTGATGAACCTGTTTAGTAGTATAGTCTATTTTATGATATTTAATAGTTTTAGATAGTTGTTTTACAGATTTATCTATATCTTTTTGGCAACCAAACTGTTCATAACTTAAACGCACTAACTGTTTTTGTAGATCTATACCTTCTTTCTTGAATTGATGAACCTGTTTAGTAGTATAGTCTATTTTATGATATTTAATAGTTTTAGATAGTTGTTTTACAGATTTATCTATATCTTTTTGGCAACCAAACTGTTCATAACTTAAACGCACTAACTGTTTTTGTAGATCTATACCTTCTTTCTTGATACGATGATTCAGCGTAATTATTTCTCGATCGTAAGCTTGTTGTGAATAAATTAAAAACCAACGTTGTTTAACTTTTTTATATGTCACTATAGTAGNNNNNNNNNNNNNNNNNNNNNNNNNNNNNNNNNNNNNNNNNNNNNNNNNNNNNNNNNNNATATCTGATCGATGTAAAAGTGTTTTACAATCTTGTATAGTAGAGGGAACTCGGGTAAGCCATAATAAATGGTCTCCTTGTTCAACACATTTGGGATAAAAGGATGCATCAGCAACATAAAGTAAATCAGGAACTTCTTTAAGTGCTTTACAAAATTGTTGTAATCGACTTGCAGCTGCATCTAAGGTTTTACTATCTGATGCATTACCAGAATGGGCTTCCATCCAAACAGGAAAATGGGCAGAACCTGTTGTGGCCAAGAGCAATGTCATTTGTTTAAGATCAAAGCGTTTATTTTTGGCGTAGCCATAAGTT
This is a stretch of genomic DNA from Cardinium endosymbiont of Culicoides punctatus. It encodes these proteins:
- a CDS encoding IS1634 family transposase codes for the protein TIVTYKKVKQRWFLIYSQQAYDREIITLNHRIKKEGIDLQKQLVRLSYEQFGCQKDIDKSVKQLSKTIKYHKIDYTTKQVHQFKKEGIDLQKQLVRLSYEQFGCQKDIDKSVKQLSKTIKYHKIDYTTKQVHQFKKEGIDLQKQLVRLSYEQFGCQKDIDKSVKQLSKTIKYHKIDYTTKQVHQYKCKGRPSKDTQPLATVYQVVPVFSRNEVSITQASRTKGRFVLATNQWDIQSLPNQEVLSTYKEQAGTEAGFKFIKDNTFEVDSIFLKKPGRINALMMIMTLCLMTYSFAQYFLRQQLITTDTTVTTQSGKQTKKPTMKWIYRLFHGIHLLDMNIDGVAIRKVLNIDAFRSRIIRYFGPMACSIYEISDEKIAI
- a CDS encoding IS1 family transposase, which codes for MYCYLSYFYMVMDICLHLKSPDNWSAFRKVFSNCCHKVGKQFTRMIEGVNCLLRYRISRLVRKTCCFSKKLKNHINAIHKSGG
- a CDS encoding septum formation initiator family protein → MKPKSKIQSLKTILLDPYCISTIFFVVWVVFFDYQNVFSQHTLYARLKKLEEDHIYYTSQIKQIKKEKKELLNNCDLLEKFAREKYYMKKEKEDLYIIVQD
- the dnaG gene encoding DNA primase, with the protein product MIISKKTIESIQGIVRIEEVVADFISLKKKGTNLWACCPFHHETTPSFSVSPEKGFYKCFGCDAAGDSISFIQQMEGASFVEAITYLAQKYNIVIERDTDTEHSYDLQTHNQKESIQIILSLAKDYYSNLLWTHSEAEKTALPYLDQRAIPNEIAKKFQLGYSLNSWDGFYKFAIEQGISLDLLITAGLVIKNDSKIYDRFRGRVMFPIHNITGQVVAFGARHMVASNDSPKYINSPETLVYHKGALLYGLPFAKQRIKQENNCYLVEGYTDVFAFHIAGLEHAVASAGTSLTEEQINCLRRFTVRVTLVFDGDQAGIQAALRGIDKLLAKGFEVQVVLLPSGEDPDSYVRKVGAESFTHYMDHAAQDFITFKAGFLLNQASEQGPVEQAKCIREIVESIVAIPDEIQQNLFLKKCSDLFSIEQEVLLATYREIRNKDRLKYSLQREAKFTKPRFTRKNIHYVDHKNIAFTSKLNTSIEAYEREIMRILLTYGSTQLFENQKLYEYIILELGDITFRSVDCKMLFDYFKTTLQQGNLMDIAFCLNSTNEAIKKIAIDLTANCHDISEAWIEKYRIYTVSETQNLHQMSLEVLLRLKLRLVQELIEQNREELKNELSEEEEERLLQVHQLLKESERNMAKQLGIVVAQ